In Esox lucius isolate fEsoLuc1 chromosome 6, fEsoLuc1.pri, whole genome shotgun sequence, the following proteins share a genomic window:
- the lrit1b gene encoding leucine-rich repeat, immunoglobulin-like domain and transmembrane domain-containing protein 1b isoform X2: MFRANSLVFYLAILCLEALVCSGCPSVCSCFYHKLSDGSKARSVLCNDPEITEVPSNFPADTSKLRIEKTAITRISSETFHYLNNLEFLWMSFNSLNSLSVASFRGLRSLDELRLDGNALPSFPWESLTDIPNLRLLDLHNNKISSIPVEATAYIKNLTYLDLSSNSLATVPSEVLSTWLSVKPSQADGDNSRYIIGLHDNPWMCDCRLYDLVQFQKSPSSSLALIDPRLRCADPESLSGVLFTDTELQKCQGPHVHTAVARVRSSLGNNVLLRCGTIGVPIPELSWTRADGKKMNGTVQQEVSKEGIIWSILSVPAVSYRDSGKYVCKATNFVGTADAIISLVITDSFKNENVGGSSKTRNQKGRNAGGFGKAAYQEKLVARYIPPPINTAATPVTEPLGPARSTGKYDIERYSVSYGQMVPAMKEVVKEVMSNLAANASSLQVQAPPEKRVVRSVKVIGDTDHTVSLNWRAPTAKNTTEFSVLYAVFGEREMRRINVGVGKNRITIEGLVPRTKYIACVCVKGLIPRKEQCVIFSTDEAASASGTQKLINVVVITVACVIAVPLTLIVCCGALKKRCKKMLGRKSKDIQDSYVTFETLSPGQKPKGVDGGYLAGQLPDESNRLLSARSSVDSGATCRTEGPPNEYFC, translated from the exons ATGTTTCGAGCTAATAGTCTTGTGTTCTACTTGGCAATACTTTGTCTCGAAGCGCTGGTTTGTAGCGGCTGTCCGTCTGTATGTAGTTGCTTCTACCACAAATTATCTGACGGATCCAAAGCGAG GAGCGTCCTTTGCAATGACCCAGAGATCACAGAGGTCCCGTCCAACTTTCCAGCAGACACGTCGAAACTGCGGATTGAGAAGACAGCCATCACAAGGATCTCCAGCGAAACCTTTCACTACCTCAACAATCTGGAGTTTCTCTGGATGTCTTTCAATTCCCTGAACTCTTTAAGTGTAGCCAGTTTCCGTGGACTGAGGAGTCTGGATGAGTTGAGATTGGATGGGAACGCTCTCCCTTCTTTCCCCTGGGAATCTCTGACAGATATTCCCAACCTGAGGCTTCTGGACCTCCATAATAACAAGATATCATCTATCCCAGTAGAAGCAACGGCCTATATCAAAAACCTGACCTACCTGGACCTGTCAAGCAACAGCCTGGCCACAGTGCCTTCAGAAGTCCTGTCTACGTGGCTTTCTGTGAAACCATCTCAAGCAGATGGAGACAATTCCAGATATATTATAG GTCTCCACGACAACCCGTGGATGTGTGACTGCAGGCTGTATGACCTGGTCCAGTTCCAGAAGTCTCCGTCATCCTCCTTGGCCTTGATCGACCCCAGGCTGCGGTGTGCCGACCCGGAGAGCCTCTCCGGGGTGCTTTTCACTGACACTGAGCTCCAGAAGTGCCAAGGACCCCACGTTCATACCGCCGTGGCCCGTGTCCGAAGCTCGCTGGGGAACAACGTCCTGCTACGCTGTGGCACCATTGGAGTTCCCATTCCAGAGCTGTCCTGGACCCGGGCGGACGGCAAGAAGATGAATGGCACCG TTCAGCAAGAAGTTTCAAAGGAGGGCATCATTTGGTCCATCCTCAGCGTGCCTGCCGTCTCCTACCGAGACTCGGGAAAATACGTGTGCAAAGCGACCAACTTTGTGGGGACCGCTGATGCCATCATCTCCCTGGTTATCACAGACTCGTTTAAAAATGAGAATGTAGGCGGCAGCTCGAAGACCAGAAACCAAAAAGGCAGGAACGCCGGCGGATTTGGGAAAGCTGCCTACCAGGAAAAACTTGTTGCCAGATACATACCTCCACCAATAAACACAGCGGCGACGCCCGTCACCGAGCCTCTAGGACCGGCCCGGTCCACGGGGAAGTATGACATTGAGAGGTACAGCGTTTCCTATGGACAGATGGTACCTGCGATGAAGGAAGTGGTGAAGGAGGTGATGAGTAACCTGGCGGCCAACGCCTCTTCTTTGCAGGTCCAGGCTCCGCCAGAGAAACGTGTGGTGCGATCGGTGAAGGTGATCGGGGACACGGACCACACCGTCTCCCTGAACTGGCGTGCCCCCACGGCCAAGAACACCACGGAGTTCAGCGTCCTGTACGCCGTGTTCGGCGAGAGGGAAATGCGTCGGATCAATGTCGGCGTGGGGAAGAACCGCATCACCATCGAGGGGCTTGTGCCGAGGACAAAGTACATCgcctgtgtctgtgtcaaaGGCCTGATCCCCAGGAAGGAGCAGTGTGTGATCTTCTCCACGGACGAGGCTGCCAGCGCCAGCGGAACGCAGAAGCTCATCAACGTGGTGGTGATCACTGTTGCCTGTGTCATTGCCGTTCCCCTCACCCTGATTGTCTGCTGCGGGGCGCTCAAGAAGCGCTGCAAAAAGATGCTGGGGCGGAAGTCCAAGGACATCCAGGACTCGTACGTGACGTTCGAGACCCTATCCCCGGGACAGAAACCTAAGGGCGTGGACGGGGGGTACCTCGCCGGGCAACTCCCGGACGAATCCAACAGACTGCTCTCAGCCAGGTCCAGTGTGGACTCGGGAGCCACTTGCAGGACTGAGGGCCCTCCTAACGAGTATTTCTGCTGA
- the lrit2 gene encoding leucine-rich repeat, immunoglobulin-like domain and transmembrane domain-containing protein 2 produces MDTLSTVLAVASVFSQLTPVSTSCLPGCSCTNDNLGRSLLCMETPMGRIPDNVPNDFTKIRIENSHLTELPRGSFSEVSALESLWLNFNDITLMNIKSLEGLENLTELRLQGNKLRSIPWIVFQDTPNLKILDLKHNRLDVLPEYALKQLPSLTYLDFSFNKLTVISRDVFLNWPLLNTQDREAGIEANSGVTNVVLALHDNPWLCDCRLKGFMEFIKNISPPLILMNSYLKCIGPSSKAGKFFHEVDLKTCMKPEASAPETNVTVSLGDNVTLQCLVKARPDPAIQWSYSLKIVRGFSVSETRVDDETIRSQLDIPSLHLADRGLYTCLANNFLGSSSVSVQVNIKSLNASSDHADMSLPNPPRASVDENVYIDIRISKQTVYGITLEWYALTDNPAETWFTIHFGKFDSGKKELTYIGPGVNTYSVSNLLPVTKYEVCVTLKNQTPRSGQCVVFVTGSDVSQLEQREKLIHIIVVVCAMVLAVPAGMFACTTDTRCGFSCLERCLEQCKRRRRQEKSLGENRERQGTFDSLQAASDEGLCRDSEEVVMKRSKSSEDRHNHTSKAYDQPETTIGAKLY; encoded by the exons ATGGACACTTTGTCTACAGTGTTGGCTGTAGCTTCGGTTTTCTCTCAATTAACACCTGTATCAACATCTTGTCTACCTGGCTGCTCTTGCACAAATGACAACTTGGGAAG atCCTTACTTTGTATGGAAACCCCCATGGGACGAATCCCAGACAATGTTCCAAATGATTTCACAAAAATTCGAATAGAAAACTCCCATCTGACTGAGTTACCACGCGGCTCCTTCTCTGAAGTTAGTGCCTTGGAGTCGCTATGGTTGAATTTCAATGACATCACCCTAATGAACATCAAGAGTCTCGAGGGGCTAGAGAATCTAACCGAATTGCGGCTACAGGGAAACAAGTTGCGTTCCATCCCCTGGATAGTGTTCCAGGACACGCCGAACTTGAAGATTTTGGACCTGAAACACAACCGACTGGACGTGCTCCCAGAATATGCCCTGAAACAACTACCAAGCCTGACCTATTTAGACTTCTCCTTCAATAAGCTTACTGTCATCTCCAGGGATGTCTTTCTCAACTGGCCTCTCCTaaacacacaggacagagagGCCGGAATAGAGGCCAACAGTGGAGTGACCAATGTTGTTTTAGCCCTGCACGACAACCCCTGGCTCTGTGACTGCCGCCTCAAAGGTTTCATGGAGTTCATAAAAAACATCAGCCCACCTCTGATTCTGATGAACTCATACCTGAAGTGCATTGGCCCGAGTTCCAAGGCAGGAAAGTTCTTCCATGAGGTTGATTTGAAAACATGTATGAAACCTGAGGCCTCTGCCCCAGAAACCAATGTGACTGTGTCACTGGGGGACAATGTAACACTCCAGTGTTTGGTCAAAGCCAGGCCTGATCCAGCCATCCAATGGTCTTACAGCCTGAAGATTGTAAGAGGATTTAGCG TGTCAGAGACCCGTGTGGATGATGAGACCATCCGATCTCAGCTCGACATCCCGTCCCTCCATCTTGCAGACCGAGGACTCTACACCTGCTTAGCGAACAACTTCCTCGGCAGCTCCTCCGTCAGTGTCCAGGTCAACATCAAGTCTTTGAATGCCTCCTCTGACCACGCCGATATGTCCCTCCCCAATCCTCCCCGGGCCTCAGTGGATGAGAACGTCTACATTGACATCCGCATCTCCAAGCAGACCGTCTACGGCATCACTTTGGAGTGGTACGCTTTGACCGACAACCCTGCTGAGACCTGGTTCACCATCCACTTTGGCAAATTCGATTCTGGGAAGAAGGAGTTGACGTATATCGGGCCAGGCGTCAACACCTACTCGGTCAGTAACCTGCTTCCCGTCACCAAGTACGAGGTTTGTGTGACGCTGAAGAACCAGACGCCCCGCTCGGGCCAGTGTGTCGTGTTCGTGACGGGAAGCGACGTCAGCCAGCTGGAACAACGGGAGAAGCTGATCCACATCATAGTGGTAGTCTGCGCCATGGTTCTGGCGGTACCGGCCGGGATGTTTGCCTGCACCACTGACACCAGGTGTGGCTTCAGCTGCCTGGAACGCTGCCTGGAGCAGTGCAAGAGGAGGAGGCGGCAGGAGAAGAGCCTGGGagagaacagggagagacaaGGGACCTTTGACAGCCTACAAGCAGCCAGTGACGAAGGACTCTGTCGAGACTCTGAAGAGGTGGTTATGAAGAGGAGCAAGTCCTCTGAGGacagacacaaccacaccaGCAAAGCATATGACCAACCAGAGACAACCATTGGAGCAAAGCTATATTAG
- the lrit1b gene encoding leucine-rich repeat, immunoglobulin-like domain and transmembrane domain-containing protein 1b isoform X1, protein MFRANSLVFYLAILCLEALVCSGCPSVCSCFYHKLSDGSKARSVLCNDPEITEVPSNFPADTSKLRIEKTAITRISSETFHYLNNLEFLWMSFNSLNSLSVASFRGLRSLDELRLDGNALPSFPWESLTDIPNLRLLDLHNNKISSIPVEATAYIKNLTYLDLSSNSLATVPSEVLSTWLSVKPSQADGDNSRYIIGWERLPDDKHYADKKLVVSFMTVGLHDNPWMCDCRLYDLVQFQKSPSSSLALIDPRLRCADPESLSGVLFTDTELQKCQGPHVHTAVARVRSSLGNNVLLRCGTIGVPIPELSWTRADGKKMNGTVQQEVSKEGIIWSILSVPAVSYRDSGKYVCKATNFVGTADAIISLVITDSFKNENVGGSSKTRNQKGRNAGGFGKAAYQEKLVARYIPPPINTAATPVTEPLGPARSTGKYDIERYSVSYGQMVPAMKEVVKEVMSNLAANASSLQVQAPPEKRVVRSVKVIGDTDHTVSLNWRAPTAKNTTEFSVLYAVFGEREMRRINVGVGKNRITIEGLVPRTKYIACVCVKGLIPRKEQCVIFSTDEAASASGTQKLINVVVITVACVIAVPLTLIVCCGALKKRCKKMLGRKSKDIQDSYVTFETLSPGQKPKGVDGGYLAGQLPDESNRLLSARSSVDSGATCRTEGPPNEYFC, encoded by the exons ATGTTTCGAGCTAATAGTCTTGTGTTCTACTTGGCAATACTTTGTCTCGAAGCGCTGGTTTGTAGCGGCTGTCCGTCTGTATGTAGTTGCTTCTACCACAAATTATCTGACGGATCCAAAGCGAG GAGCGTCCTTTGCAATGACCCAGAGATCACAGAGGTCCCGTCCAACTTTCCAGCAGACACGTCGAAACTGCGGATTGAGAAGACAGCCATCACAAGGATCTCCAGCGAAACCTTTCACTACCTCAACAATCTGGAGTTTCTCTGGATGTCTTTCAATTCCCTGAACTCTTTAAGTGTAGCCAGTTTCCGTGGACTGAGGAGTCTGGATGAGTTGAGATTGGATGGGAACGCTCTCCCTTCTTTCCCCTGGGAATCTCTGACAGATATTCCCAACCTGAGGCTTCTGGACCTCCATAATAACAAGATATCATCTATCCCAGTAGAAGCAACGGCCTATATCAAAAACCTGACCTACCTGGACCTGTCAAGCAACAGCCTGGCCACAGTGCCTTCAGAAGTCCTGTCTACGTGGCTTTCTGTGAAACCATCTCAAGCAGATGGAGACAATTCCAGATATATTATAG GATGGGAGCGACTACCAGACGACAAACACTACGCTGACAAAAAACTGGTTGTTTCCTTCATGACTGTAGGTCTCCACGACAACCCGTGGATGTGTGACTGCAGGCTGTATGACCTGGTCCAGTTCCAGAAGTCTCCGTCATCCTCCTTGGCCTTGATCGACCCCAGGCTGCGGTGTGCCGACCCGGAGAGCCTCTCCGGGGTGCTTTTCACTGACACTGAGCTCCAGAAGTGCCAAGGACCCCACGTTCATACCGCCGTGGCCCGTGTCCGAAGCTCGCTGGGGAACAACGTCCTGCTACGCTGTGGCACCATTGGAGTTCCCATTCCAGAGCTGTCCTGGACCCGGGCGGACGGCAAGAAGATGAATGGCACCG TTCAGCAAGAAGTTTCAAAGGAGGGCATCATTTGGTCCATCCTCAGCGTGCCTGCCGTCTCCTACCGAGACTCGGGAAAATACGTGTGCAAAGCGACCAACTTTGTGGGGACCGCTGATGCCATCATCTCCCTGGTTATCACAGACTCGTTTAAAAATGAGAATGTAGGCGGCAGCTCGAAGACCAGAAACCAAAAAGGCAGGAACGCCGGCGGATTTGGGAAAGCTGCCTACCAGGAAAAACTTGTTGCCAGATACATACCTCCACCAATAAACACAGCGGCGACGCCCGTCACCGAGCCTCTAGGACCGGCCCGGTCCACGGGGAAGTATGACATTGAGAGGTACAGCGTTTCCTATGGACAGATGGTACCTGCGATGAAGGAAGTGGTGAAGGAGGTGATGAGTAACCTGGCGGCCAACGCCTCTTCTTTGCAGGTCCAGGCTCCGCCAGAGAAACGTGTGGTGCGATCGGTGAAGGTGATCGGGGACACGGACCACACCGTCTCCCTGAACTGGCGTGCCCCCACGGCCAAGAACACCACGGAGTTCAGCGTCCTGTACGCCGTGTTCGGCGAGAGGGAAATGCGTCGGATCAATGTCGGCGTGGGGAAGAACCGCATCACCATCGAGGGGCTTGTGCCGAGGACAAAGTACATCgcctgtgtctgtgtcaaaGGCCTGATCCCCAGGAAGGAGCAGTGTGTGATCTTCTCCACGGACGAGGCTGCCAGCGCCAGCGGAACGCAGAAGCTCATCAACGTGGTGGTGATCACTGTTGCCTGTGTCATTGCCGTTCCCCTCACCCTGATTGTCTGCTGCGGGGCGCTCAAGAAGCGCTGCAAAAAGATGCTGGGGCGGAAGTCCAAGGACATCCAGGACTCGTACGTGACGTTCGAGACCCTATCCCCGGGACAGAAACCTAAGGGCGTGGACGGGGGGTACCTCGCCGGGCAACTCCCGGACGAATCCAACAGACTGCTCTCAGCCAGGTCCAGTGTGGACTCGGGAGCCACTTGCAGGACTGAGGGCCCTCCTAACGAGTATTTCTGCTGA